DNA sequence from the Malus domestica chromosome 06, GDT2T_hap1 genome:
CCACATTTACCTTCAGTATGAATGCTGCTTGGGATCCATTTCAAGCTCTGGAACGATTTGATAAACGCATCTTCTCAAAACAGAAAGCTTTTCAATAATCAGGCGGTAGCCTATATGTGCGAGTGATGCGGATCTGAAGCAAAAGCAATGAAACCAAAATCAGAACAAAATGAATAATACTCCTCACAATTAAGTATCATAGGAAAGACCAGTGTTTAATGTGTTAAACCTGAaggcgaaaaaaaaaaagaaaactagaaaacaTCAGTACCTGCGCAAAAGCATAAATAGCTCGCAAGATTCTTGCATAATCAGTTCCGAGCATTTGAATAACAACGTCTGCCAGAAATGTTCCCCAAAGCCTGCATAAAATTGCAAAAGAAATAAATGATTGGCTTAATCATCAAAATTTGAAGCAACATTCTACTTGTATCATCAAAATCTATGCTCTCAGAGGATTTTCCAACCAAGCAGACAATGAAGCCAATGAAATTTTGGAAGGTACATTTTCAGTTACAGGCCTACAGGCTACAGCCTCAAAGCTCTTCCATGTGAGAAATAAATCCAACAAAAACCAATTAAAAAAGGGCAGTGATTAGTCGCATTCTCTGTATGATACTCGTCTCAGTAGGTGCAGTCTAACCTACAACTTAATCCCAATGAATTGAGTCAGTAACACAAGCCGTTTTAACCAAAAATAACTCTTGGTTAGTGAGAAGTGACTATCTTTTATGCTGGCATCAGCTGTACCTACCTAAACTTTCCTCCTTATTCTACCTTCTTAAAAATTCGAAATACCTTAAACACAAGGAAAATGATACTTAAACATACACATTTGTGTGCGTGTGCCTGCATGCCCATGTGTGGGAGGGTGTGTGTGAAATAAAGTCGCAAACGAACCAAACAAGCAAACATAGGGAAGCTTGAAATAATAATGTTTAGAAAGTATAGGAAAAGTCAATACACTGGGCCAAGCAAAGCCATCATGCTTCTTAAACCAAGATATCTTGATGCAGCGCCTGCAAAACCCTGTCCAAAATGACAAATATTAGAAATCCAGAAATCCAGAAATGAGAGGACGGGGGACGGGAGGGACATGAAACAATATTTGAACCACAACAACGAAAGAGGTTTCCTTGATATCAGCATGTGATACAAAGCTACAACTAATTCAGAGCTTCGTCGAAATAATACTCAGacctaaacaaataaaaaagccACTAGCTCAAACAATAGTTTTTCTACATACATACAAAAATTCCCCTATCACATAAAGAAGTCGTTAAAAAACAGTGGCAACAAATTGAATCATCTGCAGAATATAATTACCTGTTTTGCCGCAAGAAAGGCTGCTCTGGACTCGAGATTCATAGCAGCTAATTGTCCaccctgaaaattaaaaaaaattacggaATTATATTTCAAAAATAAAGGGTGACTAGATAAACAATAGAAAAGTCATTAACATCACAAAGAGAAACACTAAGTATGATAATGAAAGAAAAACTAGGATAAAGATAGAAAGAGTTAAACAGACACGGACATGAGAGATCACATGACATGAAAGCAAGGAAAAAACCTTGAAAAATATCGGACACAGGAGGAACACAGTAATGTACACCCATACGACTGGTGACCAAACAATTTACTCACTTATGGTTCCTTTATAGCTGTGAAGTCAAAGATTTACCTTTCTAACAAAATCCCTTTTTAGCTGATAGTTGGCGGCTTCTAGGAACACCTTTCCAGATAACTTTCTAGCTACCTACCACagagaaaaaataattaaaggtatacaaagaagaaatgaaataatcagTTTGACTTTATTCTTACTTACCAACTGATAAATCTTCGCCAAAGTAAAGATACCACCACCCTTCAGAGAAAATCATAaaccaacaaaattaaaaaacatgaACTCAAGTTGGAAAGAATTGATTGTGCATAAATTCTTTGTAGTAAAGCTACATTACCTTCAAAAACATTGATCGGAGCTCTGCTGCCCCAACTTTTAAAGCACTAAGGGCCTGTACCTTCCATTGACTGAGTCCAAGTTGAAGACTTTGTTGACCATCAGACAGTTCAGGGAACTCCAACAAGCCCTCAAAATTTCCTGATTCTTCACTATATGAAGGAAGTGAATCATTTTAAGTCATTACAACACacacttaaaataaaagaaagtgaACCCTTTTCTATAATACAATGATCCACCAAAACATTAAGCTGCCAAAATCAAATAGCACTGACAAACTATCAACTCATCAATGTATGCACCAACTCGTTCAAGATATAGTCTCTTCTATGCTTTGCTTTCTACCCTTCCTTACACGTTCACCACACAAATTTTCGTCTattcactttcatacctaaaGGTAGTGTTCTTTCAATCCCTCCCTCCTTACTATTGCATAAGTACAAAGAGATCAAAAAATGAAGTTATTTCTACTTCAGAAACTAATAAACAACGAGGTCTAAATACTAGAGAAATATATAACTATATATAGAAAACATGCCTTGAATAGTCTCGCAACAGATGAAGAAAAATCTCTGCTTCAAGGTCTTCAGTTGACAATTTGCTTGAGCAAGGAACGTTTAACTCTTTTCGCACTGCAAGCAAGACATTCCTATATGATGGCCTCCAACCCCTACCAAGAATTCCACACACGCCAATTTGATAGTCAAGATGAAACTCGCCGACAATTATGTCACTAGCAGTTAGTTTAATAAAGAAATACACAGAGTTGAAACAACTTTGCATTGCCAGGATCCTTCACATACAATTCAATGGCAAGTCAACCTCTAAAACTTGAGTAACATTGCCGCCAAACAAGTTAACTAATGAGGTGAAATTTAAATTAGATGAGTTGAGGAAAAACCTTATCGTAGACCGTGCATCGGCTGCGAGGAATAAGAATCGAGACTCTAATACTGCTAAAAACTCCTCTCGTTCATCGAGATCCTCTTCAACCATTGAATGGTCGACATTGGTTCTACTCATTATAGACTTCAGCAACGGGCTGAAGTAGCTGGACATTGACTCCATCCAAAGATAAAAATAACGTAGTCATCACActacgaaatttgaagtttaatTACATCCTCAAGTTTGATTGACAATTGACACTACCCCTTTACTGAAAAAACGAAAGAGTGTAAAATGCAAGACacggtttttcttttcttgtccaaAGTTTCACACTAATGAAACAGAAAGTATCGATTTTGAAGTTACCTAGGGCCAAAAAGGATTCTTTCAAGCTCATATAACTCGGAATCGGTGGCGAGTTCAAGCACAGAACGGAGTTCAGGATCAAATGTacctgaattttttttaacagaaaccCAATTTCGAATACGAAATTCTAAAATTCGAAACAATCCACAAATCTAAAACCAAAAGCAATAAACCAAGTGTACCATGCCCTCTTCCTGAAATTGCAGCACGAGCACAACCCACGAGCCTCACACCAGTTGCAGACCACCGTGAGCTGCGTATCTGTTAATTACGATTGCAATTGTTAGCAAAGGCAACAAATTTAGTAACTGGGTTATGATAATAGAAGAAGAAGGCTTACTGGGTAAGTGAGTTTGGTGGCGGCGGCGGTGATTGGGGGAGCAAAGGGGAGGTGGAGCGCCAGAGCTGATGAGGCAGTGGACATATCTCACCGCACTCCGTTGCTGCAAAGCGGCTGCTGAGAGAGTGAAAGTGCTACCAGAGATGTAGAACTCCGGGCCTCATTCGCTTCAAGTGTTCGCTTTTCGAGTTGTGGGAATTGCAGAGATTGTACGATGCTCAACTGACTACCTTTTTCTAACTACCATCGACTCACTTtccaggcctttcttttatcttttaccctcatttttctgttaatttttataaattgcTGGATGAATAAAACCGGACCGACCCGGTTCGGTTAGGAACCGTATATGTACAGTTTCGGTTTCGATTTCGGTTTCGCAGTTTTGAACATCTACCCCTACTCGAATTCGAATCTCCTGACGCAGTTTAGATTAGATTAGATTAATTTAGCATATATCATCGCTTatattaaaataatcgttaaattttAGTTTACAACTGAACTAGACTTGATTTTCACAACTGTTTAGatctttatttttcaaattcaacTAATTATTCTCATATTATGCAATGATACGtaatattaatataatttgaagATCTTCGACGTTTCCCCGCTCAAAAGCAAACTCCACAAGTTCCATGTAACTTCTTTATAGAAAGGTGATTCATGGGATTTTGGAAGAAGCACTTTTGCGTCAAAAGCTTCTTGCTTCCACAAATactgagagagagggagagagagtaacTGGGTATATGAGGAGAGAATATATTTAAAGAATGTATTGCAAAAAGATTCAAATGTAGTGATACAAACTTGTCACTGTGAATATAGTCGCCCAAATTGTGATCTAACATATTGCTCCGGATGCATACATATGTCATGACTACAGCTTTAGTACACGAGGCACTTACAAAATTAATTTGACCAAACTTCTCTACAAAGGTGCCTGTGCGTCGAAAAACACGAGAAACCACGTCCGATGATTCTTGGGGAACAGGCTACTATTCACACTTGATGGACCGGTATATGTGACGGACAAAGAGCAAAGCTGCACGGAAGCCTACAGTCCCCAGCATGAGGAAGAAACCGTAGCAGATGCATGCCATGTAACCAAAGAAGAATGATGTTTGCATGAATCCTGACATATCCGAGCGTGCGTAGTAGTAATACAAACAATAGGCATAGATAAATAGTCCAGTAGACCCACCACAGAGGAAAGACCTGTAACGAAACCAACAATACATCAGTCGCGGTATGTCTTACGTCTTCTGAAGTTAAAACTGGTTTACAAATTGACATATAAATGTAACATTTTCAAACTAAACTTAATCAGATATTATGGAACACATAATACTAAGACCACACTAATGATCAACCAATGCACTGCGGAcactaaaattaattaaaaaaaaaacacatgaaGACTACCGAAATTCCTGAAAACCAAATGCCTGGAAAATCCTGCAGCTTTTCTTTTAACTTTGTGCATCCTTAACTTTAAATTCTGAAGCCACTAGTTATTTAATGGATTCGACAGCAGTTAACAAAGGAGAGCCAGTAGCAGCAAACATATGACTTGAATTTTTTCGTTCTTTGGAACGCATACACAAGAATAAAAGGCATAGTAACTTGCATACCCTAACCAAATTAGAATGCACCGATAATAAGCTACTTACCTCCACCACCACTCATGGTCCTCGGCAGCAAGTTGGAAATATGTCAATGCCACAGTAATGAAAGCAGTAACGATCAGAAGAATGATAAACACAATAAACAAGATGCTGTAAATGGTGTAAATCCTGTGACCCCATACACTGGCAAATATGTAGTACAGTTCAATGTATATAGCACTGAAAGGCAGAAAACCGGCCATTGCCATTTGAGGGATTGTTGCCCGGTACCAAGGTAAAGGTGGAATCTCTCTGGGATATTTAGTGGTGCGAACAGGGGCTTGGAACTCAGCTTTGCTGTTCTTCCCAGCAATCCCACCTAACACCAGTAAAGGTGATGTTACAAGTGTCCATATCAGAACTATAACCACAATTGTGCCGAATGGAAGGGCAGCAGTGGCCGTATAAGCAATTGCAACAGTATTCAAAAAGCAGAATGTGAGGAACAGAGGTCCACAGAAGAGGCAACCCGTCAACAATAGATTCCTAACCTGTCATACCAGAAAGTTTGAACctttaattattaaaacatCAACTTCAATCAATAATACCAAATCCATAGCAGGGATAATCTATCAGTACACACCCAGTTTGATCCCTCTAGCTGACAATAAAATGACGTAGCAGTATAGCCCGCAATTCCTGAAGTGAGTGCATAAATGACAACCAGAGCAGTAAATAAAGCCCCTCGGTTGTATGGATAAAACACACCAACAAGTGCGAGTATGAAAATGAACACCGTACTGCATGGAATGGAAAAAACATGAGAAGCTTTGTAAACAAAGAGGTGGTGGTGCTACACCTATAGCTGGATAAATGAGCGCTTACAGAGTAAATAGTTGGGTTCCTGAACCTAGAGCTGCTGCAAACAGGGACTTGTATTTGGGGAACCTAAATACATCTCCGTGGATGTATTTCCATCCAGTCTCTTCCTGGTCTTCAGCTGCTTCTTCATCATGGGCATATCTTTTATACAGAAAAAGAAACGTAAATGTAAGAACGGGTGAACCGGCACACATAAAACAGGGGCAAAAGGATTACCAAATATGCTTACTTGACAAAATCATTCTTAAGTACTCGCATGAGAATTGTAGCAAGAAACCCGGTCAAGAGGAGAACTGTCACGCATGAATTTATAATTGAGAACCAATGGATCTCCAAATGATGAGGCAAGGATGAGGACTGAGAATACTTATCCATCCTCTTATCGAAAGGAGTGGTTGTTTCCTTCCACTCCACAGTATACATGAATTCAACATCAACTTCTCTATCCTTTGTAAGGTCAACCAGTGCATTTGGATCTGTTCGAACATTCACTTCAATCACGCGGTCCTTGTTATAATAGAGATCAAAATGAATGTGCTTATAAAGGTAGGTCTTGTACTCGCTCGGGTCTTTGCCTTCCTTGTCAACCTTCCCTATGAAACCCCAAATGGGCAAGTCATCATAATACATCTGGAAGTAATAGTCCTTGTTGACAGCAGATCTGAACCGGGCTACTTCTTCCTTTGTGAGTGATTTCTTGCAAGCTACTTCGGTATCTTTATGCCTTAGGAACTCAAGTTTGTAAGGGGCACTGACTAAACGATCTCCATTCAATACTTCACCAAGagcttcccttttctctttcacCGCATCTGCAATTAGGATCCAAATAATTAGGTAAATTCAATTCATCGGAGAACATGAACACGTATTGTGAAGGAAGTAAATATGAAAGGAACGAATCGATTTGATACAAACCTCGTGAGCAGAATGGGAGATCAAAGTATCGGTACGTTTCACTGGAAgcacccaaaaaaaacaaaaagaacaaaaatttagACCATCAGGAACACCAAATTTCCACCACAATCAAACTAACATACAATTTATTATCTAGTTTAGCAAAAACAGAGTTAAGCTTCGAAGAACAATACACATGCAATTTCGACGAAAACGAAAACACAGGTTGACTAAAGAACTTGATGGCAAATGACTAAGAACCCAAATCAAATCTTTCAAAAACAGATCAAGCTCGGATATTTACACATAGCCAATGAAAATTCAATTTCCAAATCACAATGTCTAGCTTATACCAGCTGAACCAGAACTTGTAAATCATGCAAATTTTCTCAGTAACCAAACAAATGGGTGGGAATAAACCCAGATCCATAACAATTAACAGTGAAATGAACAAACCCAGAAGCTGAATGGAGCTAAGAAAGCATGGAACTTTGAGATCGAGCAGGGTGGAGTGTTGGGGTTTTACCTGGGGTTGTGAAACGGGCCGACCTTGTTGGCATACAGAGGGACAAAATCTCCTTCCTTGTACCGATGATCCGACCCGTCGGACCTGACTAGATCCGCACCGGAAAGAATTAGCAAGGCGACGATGCAGTGTACTCCCACCGCCATGGTCttcctcattctctctctctctaatctctGGAGAGAAAAGACAACCACGTtcagtatatacatatatatatttgatttgatttcctgGGTCTGGTTTGGGTCATTGGCTTATATATTTATTTGgggtttaattaaatattaatattaatattgtcatttaattaaataaaaactaacgaaaaattcaaaaaaaaaattagttttaataaaaaatgataaacaaaTGTGTGGTAAATAGTATcagaaaaaggtaaaaatgtgatttttcgttaaaaataaacagtaccggaagtgttTTGTTAATACACCCTTTAATTAAATGTGTTAAGCTTATAGACTTGGAATTTTTTTCTATGTTGTATGTTTATTTACTAAAAAATTAGAAGGCAGAGAATTAATAATCACACACTATTTTGTACATTTAATATGtgtacaaaatttaatttatttattcaattcgataactataaataaaaaagaatatacaaaaaaaataaccataaaaaacacgtttttaatattataatttgtaatcaaatgcttgaaaattATGAAACATATCAATTGGGGGCTTGTGGTGGCAAGGTTGTCTTTGACATGAAATTAAGATAAtgtaaatttttcttttgtatctTTTATGATTTATGAATTCTCTCATTTAAAGAACGTATTTGTAATAAACATGtttgtgttgattttttttcttgcacACACAAAATCAAGAAAATTTTCACTTCCACAACGTAATTAGTAATTCAAtacttaaaaaattatgtaattaGTGGCGTGGTGGTCATGACCTTCAACTTCAACTTAGTGTAATAATATGGATAGGAACAAAATTATAAACTCAATTGAATTGAAATTATTAAATCACATTACCAGTAAATAAACATTTTATTAATattcaaacaaaataattattagtTAATGTGGaaataatttgttttgttttaatgtgAAACAAAAAAGAGGCGAACAAAGGTGACGGAGACGGAGTGCCTCACCACGTCATGAGATGTTTGATGCCTTACTGACGTTTTGGTACCTACGTTATGCCGTAGGGTGCGTCTCACGCTTCTAGGAGTGGGCACttagaaccgaaaaccgaagccgaaacacgaaccaaatcgaaccacaccgaacggtttggttttgcggttttggaacggtttcggttttgaaaccgaaccgcaacatagaaaacggtttggtttcggttttggcttttgaaaaccgcaccgaaaccgaactgcaccgcaaatattaataaacatttaattaaatgtccatattaaatttcatgttttaattggttgtttgttagaatccaTGCACTTAGTATGGACAcaaccacactagaatatcatcattcatcactttctttcgttcattaacttgaaggacctttgttattttataacatcacacacacacatatatgtacaagggtggactaatcttgttatcaagagtcaaacaatgatctaatgaagtccactcatttgaagcatcATATCACATATTATAGTATGAAAGTTTCGTTCatgtttaatgaattcaaagttattcaacttgttttatgtTATACCTTGTACGGGACACCCTTTGTTGCACAaacatattttaacatcacaactgcatgcaacatgctaattgtttatataacaaatgtctttttcctattgctactgggaaatgcttattaatatgttaaattgcaaatttacattttttcttaaaaatcaaactgaaaccgtttgaaaccgcaccgaatcgaaccaaacggtttggtttcatttcggttttggcttcaaaaccataccgaaccaaaccgcaaaaaactttggtttcggttttggtttcactcaaaactgcACCGAACCAAACCATGCCCACCCCTACacgctttttttttaatttaatttcttcgTTCTTTCTCTGTCTACGTGGTGGCACGTGATTGGGGGGCTTTGCGGGAGTGAGGAATCTGGTGGTTTGGTAGTCAACGCCTTGGGATGATTCCTTGGCTTCCTCCCTCCCTATTCGGATCTGAATTCCCCACTTGGGCACGTAGCAATGTGGGTCCACTTTCTAGCAATTTAGCGTTGATCACAAAAATAACGCTACATGAGAAAGTTTCTATTATGACCAAAATCCGGGtgcatcacgtgtttttatataatggtggaaaattttattttttaagttattaaatttttaacatacatatctCATAATTTGTAGTAACACGTGATATATCATCATGTGTTCTTGTCACATTGAAAAGTCTC
Encoded proteins:
- the LOC103438275 gene encoding uncharacterized protein isoform X1, which translates into the protein MSTASSALALHLPFAPPITAAATKLTYPIRSSRWSATGVRLVGCARAAISGRGHGTFDPELRSVLELATDSELYELERILFGPSYFSPLLKSIMSRTNVDHSMVEEDLDEREEFLAVLESRFLFLAADARSTIRGWRPSYRNVLLAVRKELNVPCSSKLSTEDLEAEIFLHLLRDYSSEESGNFEGLLEFPELSDGQQSLQLGLSQWKVQALSALKVGAAELRSMFLKGGGIFTLAKIYQLVARKLSGKVFLEAANYQLKRDFVRKGGQLAAMNLESRAAFLAAKQGFAGAASRYLGLRSMMALLGPVLWGTFLADVVIQMLGTDYARILRAIYAFAQIRITRTYRLPPDY
- the LOC103438275 gene encoding uncharacterized protein isoform X2, whose translation is MESMSSYFSPLLKSIMSRTNVDHSMVEEDLDEREEFLAVLESRFLFLAADARSTIRGWRPSYRNVLLAVRKELNVPCSSKLSTEDLEAEIFLHLLRDYSSEESGNFEGLLEFPELSDGQQSLQLGLSQWKVQALSALKVGAAELRSMFLKGGGIFTLAKIYQLVARKLSGKVFLEAANYQLKRDFVRKGGQLAAMNLESRAAFLAAKQGFAGAASRYLGLRSMMALLGPVLWGTFLADVVIQMLGTDYARILRAIYAFAQIRITRTYRLPPDY
- the LOC103438274 gene encoding transmembrane 9 superfamily member 3-like isoform X1, whose amino-acid sequence is MPTRSARFTTPEIRERENGEDHGGGSTLHHRLANSVRCGSSQVRRVGSSVQGRRFCPSVCQQGWPVSQPQRLERERMRKTMAVGVHCIVALLILSGADLVRSDGSDHRYKEGDFVPLYANKVGPFHNPSETYRYFDLPFCSRDAVKEKREALGEVLNGDRLVSAPYKLEFLRHKDTEVACKKSLTKEEVARFRSAVNKDYYFQMYYDDLPIWGFIGKVDKEGKDPSEYKTYLYKHIHFDLYYNKDRVIEVNVRTDPNALVDLTKDREVDVEFMYTVEWKETTTPFDKRMDKYSQSSSLPHHLEIHWFSIINSCVTVLLLTGFLATILMRVLKNDFVKYAHDEEAAEDQEETGWKYIHGDVFRFPKYKSLFAAALGSGTQLFTLTVFIFILALVGVFYPYNRGALFTALVVIYALTSGIAGYTATSFYCQLEGSNWVRNLLLTGCLFCGPLFLTFCFLNTVAIAYTATAALPFGTIVVIVLIWTLVTSPLLVLGGIAGKNSKAEFQAPVRTTKYPREIPPLPWYRATIPQMAMAGFLPFSAIYIELYYIFASVWGHRIYTIYSILFIVFIILLIVTAFITVALTYFQLAAEDHEWWWRSFLCGGSTGLFIYAYCLYYYYARSDMSGFMQTSFFFGYMACICYGFFLMLGTVGFRAALLFVRHIYRSIKCE
- the LOC103438274 gene encoding transmembrane 9 superfamily member 3-like isoform X3; this encodes MGKTMAVGVHCIIALQILSGADLVRSDGSDHRYKEGDFVPLYANKVGPFHNPSEAYGYFDLPFCSPDAVKEKREALGEVLNGDRLVSAPYKLEFLRHKDTEVACKKSLTKEEVARFRSAVNKDYYFQMYYDDLPIWGFIGKVDKEGKDPSEYKTYLYKHIHFDLYYNKDRVIEVNVRTDPNALVDLTKDREVDVEFMYTVEWKETTTPFDKRMDKYSQSSSLPHHLEIHWFSIINSCVTVLLLTGFLATILMRVLKNDFVKYAHDEEAAEDQEETGWKYIHGDVFRFPKYKSLFAAALGSGTQLFTLTVFIFILALVGVFYPYNRGALFTALVVIYALTSGIAGYTATSFYCQLEGSNWVRNLLLTGCLFCGPLFLTFCFLNTVAIAYTATAALPFGTIVVIVLIWTLVTSPLLVLGGIAGKNSKAEFQAPVRTTKYPREIPPLPWYRATIPQMAMAGFLPFSAIYIELYYIFASVWGHRIYTIYSILFIVFIILLIVTAFITVALTYFQLAAEDHEWWWRSFLCGGSTGLFIYAYCLYYYYARSDMSGFMQTSFFFGYMACICYGFFLMLGTVGFRAALLFVRHIYRSIKCE
- the LOC103438274 gene encoding transmembrane 9 superfamily member 3-like isoform X2 encodes the protein MGKTMAVGVHCIIALLILSGADLVRSDGSDHRYKEGDFVPLYANKVGPFHNPSEAYGYFDLPFCSPDAVKEKREALGEVLNGDRLVSAPYKLEFLRHKDTEVACKKSLTKEEVARFRSAVNKDYYFQMYYDDLPIWGFIGKVDKEGKDPSEYKTYLYKHIHFDLYYNKDRVIEVNVRTDPNALVDLTKDREVDVEFMYTVEWKETTTPFDKRMDKYSQSSSLPHHLEIHWFSIINSCVTVLLLTGFLATILMRVLKNDFVKYAHDEEAAEDQEETGWKYIHGDVFRFPKYKSLFAAALGSGTQLFTLTVFIFILALVGVFYPYNRGALFTALVVIYALTSGIAGYTATSFYCQLEGSNWVRNLLLTGCLFCGPLFLTFCFLNTVAIAYTATAALPFGTIVVIVLIWTLVTSPLLVLGGIAGKNSKAEFQAPVRTTKYPREIPPLPWYRATIPQMAMAGFLPFSAIYIELYYIFASVWGHRIYTIYSILFIVFIILLIVTAFITVALTYFQLAAEDHEWWWRSFLCGGSTGLFIYAYCLYYYYARSDMSGFMQTSFFFGYMACICYGFFLMLGTVGFRAALLFVRHIYRSIKCE
- the LOC103438274 gene encoding transmembrane 9 superfamily member 3-like isoform X4 — protein: MRKTMAVGVHCIVALLILSGADLVRSDGSDHRYKEGDFVPLYANKVGPFHNPSETYRYFDLPFCSRDAVKEKREALGEVLNGDRLVSAPYKLEFLRHKDTEVACKKSLTKEEVARFRSAVNKDYYFQMYYDDLPIWGFIGKVDKEGKDPSEYKTYLYKHIHFDLYYNKDRVIEVNVRTDPNALVDLTKDREVDVEFMYTVEWKETTTPFDKRMDKYSQSSSLPHHLEIHWFSIINSCVTVLLLTGFLATILMRVLKNDFVKYAHDEEAAEDQEETGWKYIHGDVFRFPKYKSLFAAALGSGTQLFTLTVFIFILALVGVFYPYNRGALFTALVVIYALTSGIAGYTATSFYCQLEGSNWVRNLLLTGCLFCGPLFLTFCFLNTVAIAYTATAALPFGTIVVIVLIWTLVTSPLLVLGGIAGKNSKAEFQAPVRTTKYPREIPPLPWYRATIPQMAMAGFLPFSAIYIELYYIFASVWGHRIYTIYSILFIVFIILLIVTAFITVALTYFQLAAEDHEWWWRSFLCGGSTGLFIYAYCLYYYYARSDMSGFMQTSFFFGYMACICYGFFLMLGTVGFRAALLFVRHIYRSIKCE